In Apis mellifera strain DH4 linkage group LG1, Amel_HAv3.1, whole genome shotgun sequence, the sequence gagagaaatttattcgagaatAGTACCAACCATTTTCTTCGTCTTCTCTTGAAACACGTCGGTCTGCTGGAGCTGGAAATCAGAAAGCAATTTACCATTTACCGTAACTATATTGTTTCACCGCGTTGTTCCTCGTACTACACCAACTTATCCGAAGGCAAAACAACGGAATGCACTTTCCACATGGGACGCATCGACTGGAAAACAAACTTACGTGTTTATGAATACAATTGTAGATCGGCCTGATGTCCGCCACGCTTTTTTTCCGGGGAATTTTctgcaaattaaatattatttattaacctcCCCACTGCGTATCtctgatttttcttaaaaaaaaaaaataccttatTTGTTTCCTTTTGAAGCTCTTGAAAATCCTTCTCGTTCGAATTGGTCGCTTTTTCATTCTGAGATTGAAGTACATGCAAGAATTAAAgagtaagtatatatattttttttaaagaatattattaagattaacagatttgtttaaaaatacctCGAGAAatgacgaaatatttttatcaatgataataataaattgattaatattgaaagatgattataattatcattactttattttttaacaatttttagaaaaaagaaagaaattggatgAAATTCTTTTCGCAAGAATTGTTacttaatctaatctaaccaAACATAACCTTAAACTTTTATCGTTCCGTGAAACGCACGCGATAACTCTCTTGTATACACAAAAcgttgaaaagaataaaaaaaaaaaaaagaaaaaaaaaggaacgaagagGTACTCGTAAATGAATTAAGATTTCATTTCGTGACAACGTATCTGTATATACACAGCCACTTCGTGATTTAATGCTTCGTTACTCTACAATTGTCCCGTTTAATTCGTGGCCGATTTATTCGTCTGGATGAACGAAAGGCAGACAGATCGATAACAGTGGAGAAAAGTATCGTCGACAAGGTGTCTCGCAATTACGATTGTTCGAtttgcattctttttttcttttttctttccttcccttctctcttcccctcccccctccgccttttttttcttttcttttcttctcttttaactttttaccTCTTTAAGAGTTTTGATTAGCGGAAAGATCGAAAGTTTCTATCGATGTTGAAACGGTGAAAAAGGTTAATTTGATCAAGCACGAAGTTGCCAACACATCGGATTCGACATTATTTAGCTCGCTTTCCATCGGATTTCTGAAATGTTCTTCGCTTTTAAAGtaacttttctctttttcttttcgagaaatGATCGATTCCCGTCTCTTTACTTTTCAACGACGAGCaagtgttttttaaatattttattcattggacttgttattaaatgtttatcgTTTTTGGATTGAAAGTAAAAgtgacatttaataatttaccgAAAATGcacaattttgaaagaattttgacACTTTTGCTCTATcaggaattaatttattttacttaataaaatattgatgattttttaattaatcatttcatttatatttttgaattaaaaaatccacaagaaatattaattattaattattaattattcaatattacaattttttttttaatataaatcgaaagaaattcacgaaactataaattaattctctttcaaaatattgaatgaacgataatttatattaaaaaattatttctaaaaaaaatattttattatcgaagaaataataatataagttccTCGCAAGAAGGAAAAATGAGTGAGACTCACCATGTATGAATAGAGGAGGAGGATCAAGATCATGAGTCCAGTTATAAACGTAATGGTCCCGCAGAACGGACCCAAATCAAGCATATTCCTCAACTTAGCGTCCGTCAACAGATATTGGTataactgaaataaaaaaaaagaaaaaaaaaaatatcattcgaaatgaaaagattttacATCTTCTTTTTATCCCTTGGCATACCAAGATGaagatatcattaatatttattaaaagagaattttttttttgagagtatatttttaacaaagtacgaattttaatatagatttatttcgtataaattgtgaaaatacaaaaattattcgatcacTTCCTTCGatttatcaagaaatttcaatttgttttttaaattaaagcgaatttttaaaaaaagtgaaatttcttAACTAGAtagtttttgtatttttacgaGATGAATAGATTGAAGTATATCACGTATAAATTCACGTGGCTCCATCTTTATAGTGAAATTCCTTTTAAATCGAGTGATACAATCATCGATAAAACgtcaaatcattattatttaatatatcacaaCCAAAAATtgtcaagaaatatatttttaataaatattcattgataaattttcattattaattttctaatatttctaaaaatagaaaatttatctccCAAGTGACACCCATATGTGTAACGATATAcgacttaacctaacctaataaacaattaaaaactcGTTGTTAATaacaatcttaaaaaaaatacttgataAACATTACTCAACACACAAGTTTTTCTCTAATCTTTCATTCCAAACACGTATTCgcaaaatattattggatattGAGAGTGGACCTCGTCTTGGTATGCGAAAGGTTAAAAGCAGGATTTTCTACGGACCAGCCATCGTGGCCCAAAATGATAGGTTTTGTAATATCTGTGGATCCTTGCGATTTCCATGACATCGAGTTTTCGTCCCGCGAAGCTGATAATTCGTCGCTATTGTCACGAGCATCACGTGAATTTGGACGGGCCACGAGAATCGAAAAAACTGACAGTTTTTGGAGGATCGTTTGACATAAAGTGATCGATGCGCCCTCTTCAATTTCTCTCCTTGCTGTTGTTCATCTCGTCTTCGATAGAGGGATTTGTACATGTCgcgatttttcattgaatttttgaaatcgtcCTTAGCATCTTaacattatacattttttacgagaagaaaaagttgaaaattttaagtttcgaGATTTATTCGTtgtatattggaatttttgattAGTTGTGAAAGACGATACAAATTAAAGGAGCATATTCAAGCAACGACGATAAGTAGAGATTCGTGTCAAGAAGCGAATCCTcgtaatattatgttttttattggCTATTGATTTCTATGTATCAATGTTTTCATATATACGTTTTTATTTActcaattttccattttctttcattccttttcttcattttgttcatatttttttttgcaataatcgagaaatttatttatattttcgatcatAATTCGATCATAATCGACGAGATAAAGgaggttagattaggttattcgttttttttaccTTGTTTTACATTCctcttgtatatttatatcaccttatattcctttgtaatgataaagaaatgcttatttattttttcatgagttcgatattcgatgaaatatgGAAAGAGGTTAGGTcaattatcaatcattttttacttttctatttttacttctctcgtacattttatttatttattcaacgatTTGGTCAATGAGAGaaagattgaattatttcttatttctatcttttttaacCTTCTCACTTTTCACTATATCCCGTCatctcgtttcttcgaaataatttatacatatatacacgaatatttaaaattcaaattttgaattgtaattattcacttatagaaattatttaatttaatattcttaaagaaatttaaaaaaaaatttataatttgaaaaagaataattaattatatatattaaataaattttaaattaatataattaatatataaatatatttaatatatttaaattaatatattaaataaatttgaaaataaaggaaaaattaggttagattagatcATCTCGGTTTTTACGGTTAACTAGATtccgtgaaatttaataataatttaataatttgatcgcgttttcttttcttgttgtttcttttaataactttGAACGGTTTGGATTATTTCTGTGTGACAATAGGGGATAATCGCGGTTACAGTGGTGAATATTATTTCGCTCTTGCGCGTattgaaaaaagttaaatgacgctttgaatttgtattatttaattaaaatttcgtgttTATCTTGTTtgtttaattactttaatatttcgatattatatccGTTTCAAAGAACAATACCAATATTTCTCCTGTTATTCctgttattaaataagaatgaaaatttgtaaatttaataattatttaatcacctattttttttttaaaagacagttttgaatatttttaacttttcgaaGTCTTAacgaatactttttatttcttatgaaacaatattatattaattatttaatattaactttacttttttttatttttacttcaatGCTAttagcaattaaaaatttatggatgtagcaataaatagaaaaagaatcacGATCAGATTTCCTTCTATCAAATCACTTTCGTCAAATTAGgcgaatcaataattaattcgccAGATCAAGattctcttctttcgaatttcttttcttttttttttcgtagaatatttcattaataattaaaattttcgatacaatgaaactaaaattatccatttataattaaattcaaatttcttacctcttaaatttcttttttctcgatcgagttacgaaacgaattataatattaaatattaatgttattaacaattaaaattttcgatataactaaaattatccaaattaagattcaaaattttccacaTAACGATTTTTTCCcgtatatcaaaattatcgatcaaattttcttttctcgtattctcgatgattaaaattttgataaaaggctatttgaaaaaaaaaatcgtttggAATCACAGACGGAATTAAGGGGCAGATTTCCCCCACTTTCCAATCATTTTCGATCGAGGTCGCGTAGAATGTTGTATTAACCCCCGTCTTAACCACGTCggaaatagaatttcatgACTATTTGTTGGACGTCCGGACATGGTAGAGTCAGGATATCGGCCGTGCCAACCGTATACAACCGCATCTGTGTAAAAGACGTCTCTGTAAATCGTGGcgtaaattgaaaatgtttcgaagATCGGAGAAAGGGCGAAGCTTTTCAACCACGAAGAACCGTTTCACAGTTAGCTGGAAGAATTTCACCGAATTTCGCCGAAGAGGATACACGCTGAATCCCACCATTTGTCTAGAATGTCCTCCATCTTATCCATAAACGTACGAAGTGGGAAGGATATGTTTGaaggaaacgaaaggaaatctaatttaattaatcgttatataaacaaataatgttTGAACATATACTTTTGcaagaaaagattgaaaataaaacaaaaaaagtgtTCAAAAAACTACtttcgtatattaaaatatagttattttaatttattgcattGGGTATGTTTTTTTACTGAAAAGTTctagagaaaaaagattatatatttttttaaaaaattttattcaaggaAATCGtataatggaatatatatatatatatatatatatatatatatatatatatatatatatatatatgtatatattataattggtgtttatttagatttcatgaaattttcaaataacgtttcgaattatttaatacaaaacgtaaacgtttatcgatatatgaaaaaaaaaaaaaaaaaaaagaatcaaccTGTCAGAATGACATTCGAGAGAAGTTTTGACCAATGAGAAAGAGGggttaaatattttcacgacACGTGAAAACGATAGCACGCCGGAAACAGGATTTCACGGTTGTTCGCGATTGGAATGGCGATGTCGGAAGTCCGGCTCGTCGGGCGAAATTCAAAACACATTCGAAACGTCATAAATAAAAAGCTATCGAGGTTAGTAtggaagcaaaaaaaaaaaaaaaaaaaaaagaaagaaaaaaagaagagaaagaaaaaaaaaagggagaaaaaaatatttctgaatactttcgttatatattattccatacAATAGTCGTACAATCTTCTTAACAACAATTCGTTTCTCAACAATCGTGggataaaattcaatagaattttaacatcgaacaaatttaaaaaaaaaatatttctttcttttctcgaataaatctTTGATTACACGTAACAAACTATGACAAATTGCTAAACGTtcgatcatttaaaattatttcctctcgttaattcgttaaaataaaatctgcaTCCAAGATCTGCATGgataattacgataatttaatttcctcgCTCGAACATATTTATTCCTCGGTCGAAAACTTGCTTACTTGTTTCTCATCGTGCAACTGTGTAATAAGTGGAACACTGGCAACACTGTTTTTTTGAACTACGCGAGTCTACGCGTCTCTATGCGTTGCTTTATCACTGAAGGGACTTGCAAGCATTATGATAACctcgtaatatataatatgctcCGGTTGTGCACCAAATAAACCACGTGGAAGAtgcctctctcttctttttctttcttctttttcttctccttattctttctttcatttacgTCTCACGCGTATGTTCCCCCTTAATTACGACCGTTAACTAattccttttaaaataaatatgttaaacgCACCAAGATTATTGTTAATCGCGAGTCCTGTGTAACGAGAACGTCTTTTGTTTCTTTGGTTGAATTTAGTTGCTTCCGTGGGTGTAACGTGCTCGGCAGAAAGGaacgaaatatgaaattttcgcATAATACGTATTTTTGCATTGTTAACTTTatgttttcatatattattacattttaatgaaattgtgtaaaattttaattctaatataattgtcTTTAGGAATTTTTagcataataattgtttttctttttttcgcatcGTTCGTtgcttcattatttttatcatgttacaattaaatttattactttaattttattaacacgtAATTTAGGAAACGTATTATCACGaatatttagtataataatataacaattgttTGATataactgttttttttttttttgcactgttagctttatattttttcacaatatcatattttatttctaacgcACAATTATACGCgacaaaattgtaaattttcgtATGAAATTTGTCttcaacgaaatatttaaacatttagaaatttttattcatggaAATTTCGATACATGGATGGAATTACACGCGTGTTTTTAACATCGCTAAATTTATTCGtgcaatttgattattaatcgattctaATTCCGCGCGGGAAtatcacaaataaaatatggatATTTCAATTAAGTCATCTCGTAAAgagatgaatatatttaaatgaacaaaatagcTCTATCCTCGTCCCACATCACCACCATCTTGCACTgtccaaatttcaattaacctCAATAAATGAACCtcgatctttcgaaatttctatatttttctgtttattttcATAGAATCGGATCGATCTAAATCTATTTCACGAATAATTAACACTTCATATTaacatgtaataatttatatcaaataaccaaataatttatattaaataacctCATCAAAACTACGTTATTTTAATGATCACTTATTTCACACTATCGATTTTTCTGTAATTCCAACTTCACACCATTTcatcacaatatttaaaagtatctcTGTCGTTTAAAACAAGCACAAAAGTTGTCAAGCACGAAAAATCTCGTTCGAGAATCTACTtatctcaaattatttaatttcacgttAGATGAATCGACGACAGAGTTCGCTAGTCTCGCTCCATTTCCATCTTCAATTGCGCATAACTCGATAAATAtactcgatcgaaattttttcactttcctCTTTATCTACGCCACTCTGCAATCGATTCTTCAAAAcgtgtttcaatatttaataatcaatttatttctccGCAATCCCAACCATCAAACCATTTCATTCAATTctagaatattaatacatcCGTCTTTGGAGAATCGATTCTCCAAAGATCGAGACGaaaattactttcaattattttcatattaattaacacatataataattcacgTACAATCTAAAACTTTCAATCTTACCTTTTTTACCAACTTATTTTCATAACCACACAATCTCGATACTTTCCTCTCGAAATATACCGTAACCTTGTCCGTACATAACCTATACATCCAAATCGAAATACTCGAAATccaaaattttgaagattgaacgaggtttatttttattttaaaatatacatatatatatacatacgacgaaaattattcgaaggaACTTGGCATTCGTACGGAGCAGGTGGAGGGGCAGGTTTTTCGCGACGAGCGGGAAACGAGATTTCGCGGTCGCTCGGCGTCGAGATGGCAATGCCAGAAGCGTCGAGCGGTCCGTCAAAATTCCGAATATTCACGTCGCCTAGGTGTAGGGCCCTCCTGGCGCATACCGGTGTGCGGCTCGAGTGCGGCTCGCGCAAAAAATATGTGTAATTAAAACTCGACGCTCCGGGGGATGCTCCGCGTAGAGGCGCGCGGGTgaaggggaggagaaggagaggcgTAAAGGGGGGGAAAGCGATAGAGAGACGTCCAGACGACACAGGCGTAAAGGTTAGGAGGACGGAATAATCAGGGGCTCGAGAAGAAGAGGCGAATGTGACGATTTCCAgacctctctccctctttctctttctttcgggGGTGAGTAGTTGGTGTGGTTCAGGGATTggcttttcgaaaattttgaaaaaatttttttttgttgatatttcaataatttttgggAATAATatcggaaagaaaaaattctttggaagtgaatcgaaattttataaattataaaataatctatttcgaaattatcccATTATcgtttttctcaaattttcaagtatttcTCTGTGAAAAgtgttattaaaagatttaataattatttaaaatttccacgagCAATCATTCAAGCAAAGTGATTtcgattagaaaaaagaatcccATCACGATAGGCAATAATCGAAATTCACATCCAGACAAAATTATCCAGCAACAAGATGTGCGACAAGCGTCTGTGCGCGTGCGAGAAGAAGGTCCATCCAGGCTTCATGAACCCTTTCGACGATCGGGTGAAAGCCCTCGACGAGGCGTACGAAAATTTCACCAAGGTGGAGAGCGGCTCGTTGCTGAAAAAATACTTGGACAGACACGTGTTCAACATGCTCAAAACGCGTTTGACGAACACCCAATCCTCCTTGATGGACGTGATACAATCGGGCCTGAAGAACCTGGACTCCAATGT encodes:
- the LOC100577585 gene encoding uncharacterized protein LOC100577585; the protein is MEIARIHRYYKTYHFGPRWLLYQYLLTDAKLRNMLDLGPFCGTITFITGLMILILLLYSYMNEKATNSNEKDFQELQKETNKKIPRKKSVADIRPIYNCIHKHLQQTDVFQEKTKKMLCKERLELEILCSKINCINKLLRPEAQTEWRRSKLRKVYYRPINSATSK